One Cellulomonas sp. NS3 genomic region harbors:
- a CDS encoding methylenetetrahydrofolate reductase, translating to MSAPVTDAAPDAAPDAPPAPRDTFTGDSVRPAPGARDVLAPVDRPTVSFELFPPRNPDAAPKLWATIQALGEARPDFVSVTYGASGKTRDTTRGLVRRLLRETSLNPIAHLTCVGTSRAEVTAVVEEFLDEGVRSFLALRGDPPADQPDWRPHPEGLETASELVALLREIEERRCRASLAQKVRATVRPLSIAVAAFPRGNAGTGSTRAQDVAALLAKQEAGADFAITQVFFDAGSYLELVAEAREAGVTIPIIPGIIPTTDPARLLRVEALTGVPVPRPLLERLGSVEDDAERHRVGIRVSVDLVNAVLDGGAPGVHVYTFNTHHAALDLLEGAHLGGGAPTAPDRSPRPQAGTPSPVPAPTN from the coding sequence ATGAGCGCGCCCGTGACCGACGCCGCGCCCGACGCCGCGCCCGACGCACCCCCCGCCCCGCGCGACACCTTCACCGGCGACTCGGTCCGCCCGGCCCCGGGTGCGCGCGACGTGCTGGCGCCGGTCGACCGGCCGACGGTGTCGTTCGAGCTGTTCCCGCCGCGCAACCCGGACGCCGCCCCGAAGCTGTGGGCGACGATCCAGGCGCTCGGCGAGGCCCGCCCCGACTTCGTCTCGGTGACCTACGGGGCGTCGGGCAAGACGCGCGACACCACGCGAGGGCTCGTCCGCCGCCTGCTGCGCGAGACGTCGCTCAACCCCATCGCGCACCTGACCTGCGTCGGGACCTCGCGCGCCGAGGTCACCGCGGTCGTCGAGGAGTTCCTCGACGAGGGCGTCCGGTCCTTCCTCGCGCTCCGCGGCGACCCGCCGGCCGACCAGCCGGACTGGCGCCCGCACCCCGAGGGCCTCGAGACCGCGAGCGAGCTCGTCGCGCTGCTCCGCGAGATCGAGGAGCGCCGCTGCCGTGCGAGCCTCGCGCAGAAGGTCCGCGCGACCGTGCGGCCCCTGTCGATCGCCGTCGCCGCGTTCCCGCGCGGCAACGCCGGCACGGGCAGCACCCGGGCGCAGGACGTCGCGGCGCTGCTCGCCAAGCAGGAGGCCGGCGCCGACTTCGCGATCACGCAGGTCTTCTTCGACGCGGGCAGCTACCTCGAGCTCGTCGCCGAGGCGCGCGAGGCCGGCGTCACGATCCCGATCATCCCGGGCATCATCCCGACGACGGACCCCGCCCGGCTCCTGCGGGTCGAGGCGCTCACCGGCGTCCCGGTCCCCCGGCCGCTGCTCGAGCGGCTCGGCTCGGTCGAGGACGACGCCGAGCGCCACCGTGTCGGCATCCGCGTGAGCGTCGACCTCGTGAACGCCGTGCTCGACGGGGGCGCCCCGGGCGTCCACGTCTACACCTTCAACACCCACCATGCCGCGCTGGACCTGCTCGAGGGTGCACACCTCGGCGGCGGGGCTCCGACAGCTCCCGACCGCTCCCCCAGGCCGCAGGCCGGCACACCCAGCCCCGTCCCCGCCCCCACGAACTGA
- a CDS encoding histidine phosphatase family protein, with the protein MTLTLTLVRHGRTYFNARRIMQGRCDSPLTRDGRAGVRTTARHLAGTPFTAAWSSPSGRAVATAVELLRPHPEVRLRTDPGLLEYSFGIYERKHEGVLDEVVSWPELVTEVLAGRHPGLPGGEPGAEFMHRTRDVFARIAAQHDDGGHVLVVGHGLALGAYLATVDEVGLVPLPNASVSTVQIEPDGSARLTSVAVDVAGQGHVAARPMRAPTPVASIA; encoded by the coding sequence ATGACCCTCACGCTGACGCTCGTCCGCCACGGGCGCACCTACTTCAACGCACGACGGATCATGCAGGGACGCTGCGACTCGCCGCTCACGCGCGACGGCCGCGCGGGCGTCCGCACCACCGCCCGGCACCTCGCCGGCACCCCGTTCACCGCGGCGTGGTCCTCGCCCTCGGGCCGGGCCGTCGCGACCGCCGTCGAGCTGCTCCGCCCCCACCCCGAGGTCCGCCTGCGCACCGATCCCGGGCTGCTCGAGTACAGCTTCGGCATCTACGAGCGGAAGCACGAAGGGGTGCTCGACGAGGTCGTCTCGTGGCCCGAGCTCGTCACGGAGGTCCTCGCAGGCCGGCACCCGGGGCTGCCCGGCGGGGAGCCCGGGGCCGAGTTCATGCACCGGACCCGGGACGTGTTCGCCCGCATCGCCGCGCAGCACGACGACGGCGGGCACGTCCTCGTCGTCGGGCACGGGCTCGCGCTCGGCGCGTACCTCGCGACGGTCGACGAGGTCGGCCTCGTCCCGCTGCCCAACGCGTCGGTCTCCACCGTCCAGATCGAGCCCGACGGGTCGGCGCGCCTGACGAGCGTCGCGGTCGACGTCGCCGGCCAGGGCCACGTGGCGGCCCGCCCGATGCGCGCGCCGACCCCGGTAGCCTCGATCGCCTGA
- a CDS encoding DNA-3-methyladenine glycosylase I: MTPTETPEPAAVPLATPGARCFGDGNPLYEAYHDEEWGVPVHGDRALLERLALEGFQSGLAWITILRKRPAFRAAFADFEPEAVARFDDTDVARLLADAGIVRNRAKIEATIANARAVLALHEAGRTLDEVVWSFAPAGAGARPRPATWTDVPAQTDESKALARELKRLGFRFLGPTTVYAAMQACGLVDDHLAGCPVVAGR; encoded by the coding sequence ATGACCCCCACCGAGACCCCCGAGCCGGCGGCCGTCCCGCTGGCGACCCCCGGCGCACGCTGCTTCGGCGACGGCAACCCGCTCTACGAGGCGTACCACGACGAGGAGTGGGGCGTCCCCGTGCACGGCGACCGGGCGCTGCTCGAGCGCCTGGCCCTCGAGGGCTTCCAGTCCGGCCTCGCCTGGATCACGATCCTGCGGAAGCGGCCCGCGTTCCGCGCGGCGTTCGCCGACTTCGAGCCGGAGGCGGTCGCCCGGTTCGACGACACCGACGTCGCCCGGCTCCTGGCGGACGCGGGGATCGTCCGCAACCGCGCCAAGATCGAGGCCACGATCGCCAACGCGCGCGCGGTCCTCGCCCTGCACGAGGCCGGGCGCACGCTCGACGAGGTGGTCTGGTCGTTCGCGCCGGCCGGCGCCGGTGCGCGCCCACGGCCCGCTACCTGGACCGACGTGCCCGCGCAGACCGACGAGTCCAAGGCGCTGGCCCGCGAGCTCAAGCGCCTGGGCTTCCGCTTCCTCGGACCGACCACCGTGTACGCGGCGATGCAGGCGTGCGGCCTCGTCGACGACCACCTCGCGGGCTGCCCGGTCGTCGCGGGGCGCTGA
- a CDS encoding TetR/AcrR family transcriptional regulator C-terminal domain-containing protein gives MSAHEQDPTGAPDGAPGGTAVDPVAGGHGTRATDAREARGPGGRDADTAREQDAQAADEREAQAARREAELLRRDREKAQQAATKETERLRRDREKAAQTAAKDAERARRDQERAARAAAKEAQRARAERERELQQAERDAARAQREAEKAVQAAALAQQRAAREVAEARRRAARAGLAPADEAHERPVRLPRDVEILWRAAEPPRRGPRPSLTLDRIADAAVALADAEGLAAVSMARLAESLGFTTMSLYRYVSSKDEVLALMADAAVGPPPAPEPGLPGGWRPRLEQLVRAQGPLLRAHPWLAQSDAALHATGPHRLAWMEGMVGALDGTSLHAAEKLGVAALLASHALSEARLAGEFTAYERAAAEPQDDDTPRVADYGAIIAALVRPDEHPALARAVEEGAFAFDGPPDDPDLDFGARLILDGVAALVATRANGAASP, from the coding sequence GTGAGCGCACACGAGCAGGACCCGACCGGCGCGCCCGACGGCGCCCCCGGCGGCACGGCCGTCGACCCGGTCGCCGGTGGGCACGGGACGCGGGCCACCGACGCGCGCGAGGCGCGGGGCCCGGGCGGGCGCGACGCGGACACCGCGCGTGAGCAGGACGCGCAGGCCGCCGACGAGCGCGAGGCGCAGGCGGCTCGCCGCGAGGCGGAGCTGCTGCGCCGCGACCGGGAGAAGGCGCAGCAGGCCGCCACCAAGGAGACCGAGCGGCTCCGGCGCGACCGCGAGAAGGCCGCCCAGACCGCGGCCAAGGACGCCGAGCGCGCCCGCCGCGACCAGGAGCGCGCGGCGCGGGCTGCCGCCAAGGAGGCGCAGCGCGCCCGCGCCGAGCGGGAACGCGAGCTCCAGCAGGCCGAGCGCGACGCGGCGCGCGCCCAGCGCGAGGCCGAGAAGGCCGTCCAGGCCGCCGCGCTCGCGCAGCAGCGGGCCGCCCGCGAGGTCGCCGAGGCCCGGCGCCGCGCCGCGCGCGCCGGCCTGGCCCCCGCCGACGAGGCCCACGAGCGCCCGGTCCGGCTGCCCCGCGACGTCGAGATCCTCTGGCGCGCCGCCGAGCCGCCCCGCCGGGGACCCCGCCCGAGCCTGACCCTCGACCGCATCGCCGACGCGGCGGTCGCGCTCGCCGACGCCGAGGGGCTCGCCGCGGTGTCGATGGCCCGGCTCGCCGAGTCGCTCGGCTTCACCACGATGTCGCTCTACCGGTACGTCTCGTCGAAGGACGAGGTCCTCGCGCTCATGGCCGACGCCGCCGTCGGGCCGCCCCCGGCACCCGAGCCCGGGCTGCCGGGCGGCTGGCGGCCCCGCCTCGAGCAGCTCGTGCGCGCGCAGGGCCCGCTCCTGCGGGCGCACCCCTGGCTCGCGCAGAGCGACGCGGCGCTGCACGCGACCGGCCCGCACCGGCTCGCGTGGATGGAGGGGATGGTCGGCGCCCTCGACGGGACGAGCCTGCACGCGGCGGAGAAGCTCGGTGTCGCCGCCCTGCTCGCGTCGCACGCGCTGAGCGAGGCGCGGCTCGCGGGCGAGTTCACCGCCTACGAGCGCGCCGCCGCCGAGCCGCAGGACGACGACACCCCGCGCGTCGCCGACTACGGCGCGATCATCGCGGCCCTCGTGCGGCCCGACGAGCACCCCGCGCTCGCGCGGGCCGTCGAGGAGGGCGCGTTCGCCTTCGACGGCCCGCCCGACGACCCCGACCTCGACTTCGGGGCCCGGCTCATCCTCGACGGCGTCGCGGCGCTCGTCGCCACGCGGGCGAACGGCGCCGCCTCGCCGTAG
- a CDS encoding ATP-binding cassette domain-containing protein produces the protein MTDPIVLTRGLRKSYGGTPVLDGLDLEIGRGEVLALLGPNGAGKTTAVGILATLVRPDGGTATVAGHDVVREPERVRHVISLTGQHAAVDELLTGRENLHLMANLAHLGRREVRGRSADLLELFDLAGAADRLTRTYSGGMRRRLDLAVSLLARPQVIFLDEPTTGLDPRSRLALWDVIREVVAAGTTLLLTTQYLDEADRLADRVVVLDQGRVIAEGPAAELKRRVGSAHVELTLADGTSERIETDASVADVRRILAGVEARALPVDHWRVAVPTLDDVFLTLTGAPTRTEDLVTAEAS, from the coding sequence ATGACCGACCCGATCGTCCTGACCCGAGGGCTGCGCAAGTCCTACGGCGGCACCCCCGTGCTCGACGGCCTCGACCTGGAGATCGGGCGCGGCGAGGTGCTCGCGCTGCTCGGTCCCAACGGCGCCGGCAAGACCACGGCCGTCGGCATCCTCGCGACGCTCGTCCGGCCGGACGGCGGCACCGCGACCGTCGCCGGACACGACGTCGTCCGCGAGCCCGAGCGCGTCCGGCACGTCATCAGCCTCACGGGGCAGCACGCCGCGGTCGACGAGCTGCTCACCGGCCGGGAGAACCTGCACCTCATGGCGAACCTCGCCCACCTCGGGCGGCGCGAGGTCCGCGGCCGCAGCGCCGACCTGCTCGAGCTGTTCGACCTCGCGGGCGCCGCCGACCGGCTCACCCGGACCTACTCGGGCGGCATGCGGCGCCGGCTCGACCTCGCGGTCAGCCTGCTCGCCCGGCCGCAGGTGATCTTCCTCGACGAGCCGACGACGGGCCTCGACCCGCGCAGCCGGCTCGCGCTGTGGGACGTCATCCGGGAGGTCGTCGCCGCCGGGACCACGCTGCTGCTCACGACCCAGTACCTCGACGAGGCGGACCGGCTCGCGGACCGCGTCGTGGTGCTCGACCAGGGGCGGGTCATCGCCGAGGGCCCGGCCGCCGAGCTCAAGCGGCGCGTCGGGTCCGCGCACGTCGAGCTCACGCTCGCCGACGGCACGAGCGAGCGGATCGAGACCGACGCGAGCGTCGCCGACGTGCGGCGCATCCTCGCCGGCGTCGAGGCCCGCGCGCTCCCCGTCGACCACTGGCGCGTCGCCGTCCCCACGCTCGACGACGTGTTCCTGACCCTGACCGGCGCCCCGACGCGCACCGAGGACCTCGTCACCGCGGAGGCATCATGA
- a CDS encoding ABC transporter permease — protein sequence MTTLAPSPLGPVDGTLDHAARAAAERPLLGWAAHDARTMIGRSLRRSVREPDTLIMAVALPVVIMLLFVTVFGGEIDTGMAYVDFVVPGIILLCAGYGASTTAVAVASDVTGDIMSRFRSLPVRLSSVLTGHVVASLARNAVSTALVVGVAFLLGFRPSAGPGEWLLVVALLAAYVLALTWLAVCVGVVASSPEAASGFSFGIMFLPYVSSAFVRPETMPAALEWFARYQPVTPVTDTLRAALVGMPGGDALVAFAWCAGFFVVARALAGRLFRRRTV from the coding sequence ATGACCACGCTCGCACCGTCACCCCTGGGGCCCGTCGACGGCACCCTGGACCACGCCGCCCGTGCGGCCGCCGAGCGCCCGCTGCTGGGCTGGGCGGCGCACGACGCACGCACGATGATCGGCCGCAGCCTGCGCCGGTCCGTGCGCGAGCCCGACACCCTGATCATGGCCGTCGCGCTGCCCGTGGTGATCATGCTGCTGTTCGTCACGGTCTTCGGCGGCGAGATCGACACCGGGATGGCGTACGTCGACTTCGTCGTGCCCGGGATCATCCTGCTGTGCGCGGGGTACGGCGCCTCGACGACGGCGGTCGCGGTGGCCTCCGACGTCACCGGCGACATCATGAGCCGGTTCCGGTCGCTGCCGGTCCGCCTGTCGAGCGTGCTGACCGGGCACGTCGTCGCGAGCCTCGCGCGCAACGCGGTGTCGACGGCGCTCGTGGTCGGCGTGGCGTTCCTGCTCGGGTTCCGGCCGTCCGCGGGCCCGGGGGAGTGGCTGCTCGTCGTCGCGCTGCTCGCGGCCTACGTGCTCGCGCTGACGTGGCTCGCGGTGTGCGTGGGGGTCGTCGCGTCGAGCCCCGAGGCGGCGAGCGGGTTCAGCTTCGGGATCATGTTCCTGCCCTACGTGTCGAGCGCGTTCGTGCGGCCCGAGACCATGCCGGCGGCGCTCGAGTGGTTCGCGCGCTACCAGCCCGTGACGCCGGTGACCGACACCCTGCGGGCGGCGCTCGTCGGGATGCCGGGCGGCGACGCGCTCGTCGCGTTCGCGTGGTGCGCCGGGTTCTTCGTCGTCGCGCGGGCGCTCGCGGGCCGCCTCTTCCGGCGCCGGACGGTGTGA
- the rpmF gene encoding 50S ribosomal protein L32: MAVPKRKMSRSRTRSRRAQWKATTVDLVTVRAPGGTVEVPRRLVRAVERGLVDVEALRR; encoded by the coding sequence ATGGCGGTCCCCAAGCGGAAGATGTCGCGGAGCCGGACGCGGTCCCGCCGCGCGCAGTGGAAGGCGACGACCGTCGACCTGGTGACGGTCCGCGCGCCGGGCGGCACCGTGGAGGTCCCGCGCCGCCTGGTCCGGGCCGTGGAGCGCGGGCTCGTCGACGTCGAGGCGCTGCGCCGCTGA
- the ykgO gene encoding type B 50S ribosomal protein L36 produces MKVRASLASLKKKDGSIVVRRRGKTYVINKRNPRWKARQG; encoded by the coding sequence ATGAAGGTCCGCGCGTCGCTCGCGTCGCTGAAGAAGAAGGACGGCTCGATCGTCGTCCGCCGGCGCGGGAAGACCTACGTGATCAACAAGCGCAACCCGCGCTGGAAGGCGAGGCAGGGCTGA
- a CDS encoding type B 50S ribosomal protein L31 has product MKQGIHPAYGPVVFRDISADFAFLTRSTATSSKTIEWTDGNTYPVIDVDTSSASHPFYTGTARVLDTAGRVEKFRRRYGTRSGAGTTAADRTADDRA; this is encoded by the coding sequence ATGAAGCAGGGCATCCACCCCGCGTACGGCCCGGTCGTGTTCCGGGACATCTCGGCCGACTTCGCGTTCCTCACGCGGTCGACCGCGACGTCGTCGAAGACGATCGAGTGGACGGACGGCAACACCTACCCGGTCATCGACGTCGACACGTCGAGCGCGAGCCACCCGTTCTACACCGGCACCGCACGCGTCCTCGACACCGCGGGGCGCGTGGAGAAGTTCCGTCGGCGCTACGGCACGCGGAGCGGCGCGGGGACGACCGCCGCCGACCGCACCGCCGACGACCGCGCATGA
- the rpsN gene encoding 30S ribosomal protein S14 codes for MAKKSKIARDQQRRVVVERYAERRAELKAAAVNPHLPAAEREAAQAALQALPRDASPVRLRNRDVADGRPRGHLRTFGLSRVRFREMAHRGELPGITKSSW; via the coding sequence ATGGCCAAGAAGAGCAAGATCGCCCGCGATCAGCAGCGTCGCGTCGTCGTCGAGCGGTACGCCGAGCGCCGTGCCGAGCTGAAGGCCGCCGCTGTGAACCCGCACCTCCCCGCGGCCGAGCGCGAGGCCGCCCAGGCCGCGCTCCAGGCGCTCCCCCGCGACGCGAGCCCGGTCCGGCTGCGCAACCGCGACGTCGCGGACGGCCGACCCCGCGGGCACCTGCGCACGTTCGGGCTCTCGCGCGTCCGGTTCCGGGAGATGGCCCACCGCGGCGAGCTCCCGGGCATCACGAAGTCCAGCTGGTAG
- the rpmG gene encoding 50S ribosomal protein L33: MAGKRTDVRPVIKLRSTAGTGFTYVTRKNRRNTPDRLVLTKFDPVVRRHVDFREER; the protein is encoded by the coding sequence ATGGCCGGGAAGCGGACCGACGTCCGGCCTGTCATCAAGCTGCGCTCGACCGCGGGCACCGGGTTCACCTACGTGACCCGCAAGAACCGCCGGAACACCCCGGACCGGCTCGTGCTGACGAAGTTCGACCCCGTCGTCCGCCGCCACGTCGACTTCCGCGAGGAGCGCTGA
- the rpmB gene encoding 50S ribosomal protein L28 translates to MSARCQVLGTTPGFGHSVSHSHVRTKRRFDPNIQRKHYWVPSLGRRITLNVSARGIKTIDKLGIDVVVARILARGEKV, encoded by the coding sequence ATGTCAGCCCGCTGCCAGGTCCTCGGCACGACGCCGGGGTTCGGCCACTCCGTCTCCCACTCGCACGTGCGCACCAAGCGCCGCTTCGACCCGAACATCCAGCGCAAGCACTACTGGGTCCCGTCGCTCGGGCGCCGCATCACCCTGAACGTCTCGGCGCGCGGCATCAAGACGATCGACAAGCTCGGGATCGACGTCGTCGTCGCCCGCATCCTCGCCCGCGGGGAGAAGGTCTGA
- a CDS encoding CobW family GTP-binding protein gives MNRRTPLLTLATVDPVVRDSAVLGLVMDDPRAVVVRHDIHDDEDGGSIRRLVLDAGGVVEDERIPLEHACLSCAVREDAVPTLARLARDPRWDSVVLALPVSAESLPVVRALGWEARGRGALRRLRLAQVVTAVDVEAFEDDVLGDDLLDERGLALTADDRRSVGEALAAQVAHADTVLVAGSREDHPVASDLLDHLRARDGRRVDGLYGADLGALLRAEHDVHRGDRRLDPLHVAPARRASTAHGVWTLDLRSERPLHPERLVEHVRRLAPDRVRARGRFWVPSRPDSVCVWDGAGGQLSVGEAGTWGDADADTRLVLTGTGDQRAGLVEAFEDVLMTGAELDAGLASWLGREDVLAPWLGERSWA, from the coding sequence ATGAACCGACGCACCCCGCTGCTGACCCTCGCGACCGTCGACCCGGTCGTCCGCGACTCCGCCGTCCTCGGCCTCGTCATGGACGACCCCCGCGCCGTCGTCGTCCGCCACGACATCCACGACGACGAGGACGGCGGCTCGATCCGCCGGCTCGTGCTCGACGCGGGCGGCGTCGTCGAGGACGAGCGGATCCCGCTCGAGCACGCCTGCCTCAGCTGCGCGGTGCGTGAGGACGCCGTCCCGACCCTCGCCCGCCTCGCGCGGGACCCGCGCTGGGACTCCGTCGTCCTCGCCCTCCCCGTCTCGGCCGAGTCGCTGCCGGTCGTGCGGGCGCTCGGGTGGGAGGCCCGTGGCCGGGGTGCGCTGCGCCGGCTCCGGCTCGCCCAGGTCGTCACCGCGGTCGACGTCGAGGCGTTCGAGGACGACGTGCTCGGCGACGACCTGCTCGACGAGCGCGGGCTCGCGCTGACCGCCGACGACCGCCGCTCGGTCGGGGAGGCGCTCGCGGCCCAGGTCGCCCACGCCGACACCGTCCTGGTCGCCGGCTCGCGCGAGGACCACCCCGTCGCGTCCGACCTCCTCGACCACCTGCGCGCCCGCGACGGGCGGCGCGTCGACGGTCTCTACGGCGCCGACCTCGGGGCCCTGCTGCGCGCCGAGCACGACGTGCACCGCGGGGACCGGCGGCTCGACCCGCTGCACGTCGCGCCGGCACGCCGGGCATCGACCGCGCACGGGGTCTGGACGCTGGACCTGCGCTCCGAGCGGCCGCTGCACCCGGAGCGGCTCGTGGAGCACGTGCGCCGGCTCGCGCCCGACCGGGTGCGCGCGCGAGGGCGGTTCTGGGTGCCGAGCCGGCCCGACTCGGTGTGCGTGTGGGACGGCGCGGGGGGGCAGCTGAGCGTCGGCGAGGCGGGCACGTGGGGTGACGCGGACGCGGACACGCGGCTCGTGCTGACGGGCACGGGCGACCAGCGGGCCGGGCTCGTGGAGGCGTTCGAGGACGTGCTCATGACGGGTGCCGAGCTCGACGCCGGGCTCGCGTCGTGGCTCGGGCGCGAGGACGTGCTCGCGCCGTGGCTCGGGGAGCGGTCGTGGGCATAA
- the aztD gene encoding zinc metallochaperone AztD, whose translation MPAQTRVRPTARYTALALTVPLALLAGCAAESDAGTAPSASPSETTSATEAATVTPRLALTYDGGIQVLDATTLETLADVELDGFNRLNPAGDGRHLFVSTTGGFRLLDAGTWGEPHGDHAHYYTADPELTDVTFAAEKPGHVVVHDGRTVLFDDGTGEIVSFDSAHVADEDLATRELTTPSAHHGVAVELADGTMVVSEGTEDERTGIRVLDADGEELTSNADCPGVHGEAVAADDAVVIGCETGALVYANGTITKVASPDAYGRIGNQAGSDESPIVLGDYKSDPDADLERPTRVSLIDTRTGGLTLVDLPSSYTFRSLGRGDDGEALVLGTDGALHVIDPETKALVRSIPVIGAWEEPEEWQEPRPTLLVLDGLAYVTDPSTDTLHAVDYAKGEVWKSAELTVTPNELNGVSGEAPSHEHDDHAEGEGDEHAHDEHADEAHQD comes from the coding sequence ATGCCTGCTCAGACCCGAGTCCGTCCGACCGCGAGGTACACCGCCCTCGCGCTGACCGTCCCGCTCGCCCTGCTCGCCGGGTGCGCCGCCGAGAGCGACGCCGGCACCGCGCCGAGCGCCTCCCCGAGCGAGACCACGAGCGCGACCGAGGCGGCGACCGTCACGCCGCGCCTCGCCCTCACGTACGACGGCGGCATCCAGGTGCTCGACGCCACGACGCTCGAGACGCTCGCGGACGTCGAGCTCGACGGCTTCAACCGCCTCAACCCCGCCGGCGACGGACGGCACCTGTTCGTCTCGACGACCGGCGGCTTCCGCCTCCTCGACGCGGGCACGTGGGGCGAGCCGCACGGCGACCACGCGCACTACTACACGGCCGACCCCGAGCTCACCGACGTGACGTTCGCGGCCGAGAAGCCCGGCCACGTCGTCGTGCACGACGGCCGGACCGTGCTGTTCGACGACGGCACCGGCGAGATCGTGTCGTTCGACTCCGCGCACGTCGCCGACGAGGACCTCGCGACGCGCGAGCTCACGACGCCGAGCGCGCACCACGGCGTGGCGGTCGAGCTCGCGGACGGCACGATGGTCGTCTCCGAGGGCACCGAGGACGAGCGCACCGGCATCCGCGTGCTCGACGCGGACGGCGAGGAGCTCACGTCGAACGCCGACTGCCCCGGCGTGCACGGCGAGGCGGTCGCGGCGGACGACGCGGTCGTCATCGGCTGCGAGACCGGCGCGCTCGTCTACGCGAACGGCACGATCACCAAGGTCGCGAGCCCCGACGCGTACGGCCGCATCGGCAACCAGGCCGGCAGCGACGAGTCCCCGATCGTCCTGGGCGACTACAAGTCCGACCCCGACGCCGACCTCGAGCGCCCCACGCGCGTCTCGCTCATCGACACCCGCACCGGCGGGCTGACGCTCGTCGACCTGCCGTCGAGCTACACGTTCCGCTCGCTCGGCCGCGGCGACGACGGCGAGGCGCTCGTGCTCGGCACCGACGGCGCGCTGCACGTGATCGACCCCGAGACGAAGGCGCTCGTGCGCTCGATCCCCGTCATCGGCGCGTGGGAGGAGCCCGAGGAGTGGCAGGAGCCGCGCCCGACGCTCCTCGTGCTCGACGGGCTCGCGTACGTGACCGACCCGTCGACCGACACGCTGCACGCGGTCGACTACGCGAAGGGCGAGGTGTGGAAGAGCGCCGAGCTCACCGTCACGCCGAACGAGCTCAACGGGGTCTCGGGTGAGGCGCCCTCGCACGAGCACGACGACCACGCCGAGGGCGAGGGCGACGAGCACGCGCACGACGAGCACGCCGACGAGGCGCACCAGGACTGA
- a CDS encoding metal ABC transporter substrate-binding protein, which produces MTPRTHHPHRTRTAAVLTAALVGLAVSACAPAGADDDGTLDVVASFYPLQYVVEQVGGAHVEVASLVPPGGEPHDLEISPNKVQELRDADLVVYLSGLQPAADEAVATRDQEHVVDAAEGAGIGPGGEGSDARDPHFWLDPTLLAAVGTQVADALADADPENADDYAAAADRLGGELAALDTELADGLAACVGATVVTSHEAFGYLAERYGLEQVGITGIDPEVEPSPARLRDVGEVVTAAGVRTLFFERSAGPGLAAALAEELGVGTAVLDPLETQPPAQGDDAPDYPAVMRSNLEALRSGLTCG; this is translated from the coding sequence ATGACCCCCCGCACGCACCACCCGCACCGCACGCGCACCGCCGCCGTCCTGACCGCTGCGCTCGTCGGGCTCGCCGTGTCCGCCTGCGCCCCGGCCGGCGCCGACGACGACGGGACGCTCGACGTCGTCGCGTCCTTCTACCCGCTGCAGTACGTCGTCGAGCAGGTCGGCGGCGCGCACGTCGAGGTCGCGAGCCTCGTGCCGCCCGGCGGTGAGCCGCACGACCTCGAGATCTCGCCGAACAAGGTCCAGGAGCTCCGCGACGCCGACCTGGTCGTGTACCTCTCGGGCCTCCAGCCGGCCGCCGACGAGGCCGTCGCGACCCGCGACCAGGAGCACGTCGTCGACGCCGCCGAGGGTGCGGGCATCGGGCCCGGCGGCGAGGGCTCCGACGCGCGCGACCCCCACTTCTGGCTCGACCCGACGCTGCTCGCCGCCGTGGGCACGCAGGTGGCGGACGCCCTCGCCGACGCCGACCCCGAGAACGCGGACGACTACGCGGCCGCCGCGGACCGTCTCGGCGGCGAGCTCGCGGCCCTCGACACCGAGCTCGCCGACGGCCTCGCGGCGTGTGTGGGCGCGACCGTCGTGACGTCGCACGAGGCGTTCGGCTACCTCGCCGAGCGGTACGGCCTCGAGCAGGTCGGCATCACCGGGATCGACCCCGAGGTCGAGCCGTCCCCGGCGCGGCTGCGCGACGTGGGCGAGGTCGTCACGGCGGCGGGGGTGCGGACGCTGTTCTTCGAGCGGTCCGCGGGTCCCGGTCTCGCGGCGGCGCTGGCCGAGGAGCTCGGCGTCGGGACGGCGGTGCTCGACCCGCTCGAGACGCAGCCCCCCGCACAGGGCGACGACGCGCCGGACTACCCCGCGGTCATGCGCAGCAACCTCGAGGCGCTGCGCTCCGGGCTGACCTGCGGCTGA